The Methanococcoides methylutens DNA window TGACTTGTTGACTGCATATGCTATTTCTCCCCAGATGTAGGCAGCATAAATGATGTTTATAAAAGGTATGAAAAATGGTATCAATGCTATACCTGATAGTCTGCATATTCGTACCATCAGTAGAAGGTTCAGTATCGGTATCCATGCCATCCATACATTTGCTGTCTGTGTCTTTGTAGCAATAACCTGTAATGAATAGGCGAAGTATATGTAGAAAAATAAAGCTGCAAACAAATGTGAGATACCAAATCCCGGGAATAGTAATCCTATATCCATATCATTCACCTATATTCAATAAATTGTCAGATGTTGTATTTATCCATACTGGTGATAATAGCGATACTGGAGATGTTCTATATAGTGTGTATTCTATATGAACGATTATGGGTTCAGCACCGATAAGGGGCTATCTGGAGATCACTTCCGGGTGTATAATATATGGGATGGTGGGCGTATTTCTTGCTTTCATACATGATATGGGTACTCTGCCGATCATATTTTACAAACTTTTGATAGGTATAGTATTCATGCTGTGCTATCTCTACTTTACCGGAAAGACAGGGATCCTGAGGTTGGGTGGGAAAAGGCGTCATCTTATGCTTCTTGGCGTTTTCAAGCTTATGACCATATCTTTCTATTTTACGTGTATCATTTATTCAGGGCTTTCAATAGCAATACTCTTACTATATACTGCACCTATGTATGTGACCTTATTGTCTCCAATCGTACTCAAGGAGAAGCTGACACGGTCTGGTCTTGTCGGACTGGTCCTGTCCATGATCGGGATATTCCTTATTGTGGATCCTGCAACGTTTATTCGCTCTGGTATCGGGGATATTCATTTTATCGGGATTTTGGCTGGTATTCTGTCGGGAATCTCTTTTAGTTGCATTATCATGACCGCCCGTTATGTCAGGGATGAGTATTCCGGCTTTTCACAGTTTTTCTGGGCAACTGCCTTCTGTGTCGTTGTGCTTATTCCATTTGCCCCCACGGTGTCTATTCCGATACTTAGGGAGAACTTCCTGATGCTCCTGCTTTTCGGGTTGGTGAATACAAGTATCAGTGGTGTTCTGTATTTCAATGGCCTTTCAAGGGTTCGGACCCAGGCTGCCAGCATACTTGCAATGTTGGAACCGGTTAGTGGTATCTTTTTTGATTATACTATTCTTCATAATGCGATCTTTGCCGAAACGGTAGTTGGGTGTATGTTCATTATTGCAGGTGCTCTCCTTGCCGTTACTGAACATATTTCATTTGGAAAATATCTTGAATTTGGGACTTGAAATTCTGGTTATATGGGTTTCGATATTGGAATTTTAATTGGATTTTATGCTGGGATTCGACATGGCTATATATGATATTGTTATTTGTTAGTCATATTCTGGTATTATTTGGTATGGAATGCACTTATTGAACATGCCAAAGAATTGCAATAAATAATGTTATATACCAGAAATTGTATATTCAGCGGAGTCGCTTTTGAATTAATAAAAATTTAAAAAGCCACATGGCTGTGTCGGAACGAATGTGTTCCGAGGCTACGGGGTGTTATTTACACCCTTAAGGAGGATATTATATGGCAGACGAAGAAATTAGACATCTGGTTCGTATAATGAATACTGACCTGCAGGGAAGCCAGCGGGTTAAGTACGCATTGACCGGTATCCGTGGTATCGGGTTAAGAGCCTCTCGTGTTATTGTAGATAGTACTGGTGTCGATCCAAATGCAGTGATCGGTTACCTTCCTGATGAGGACGTTGAAAAACTTGATACTGCAATTGCGCAGTTCGAGCAGCACCTTCCTGTATGGATGCTCAACAGGCAGCGAGACCCAACAACCGGGGACAACAAGCATCTTCTTGGTCAGGATATCATTATGACCCTGAAGGAAGACCTTAACAACCTTAAGAAGGCACGCGCATACCGTGGTCTCAGACATGAGAGAGGTCTTAAGGTCAGAGGACAGAGAACCAAGTCCACTGGAAGACGTGGTAGCACCATTGGTGTAAGGAAGAAGAAATAAAGGTGATGCAATATGGTATATCCTGGTAAAAGCACAAAATCTTATGATACACCAAAGCACCCCTGGCAGGCTGCTAGGATGGCAAGCGAGGTTGAGCTCGTCAAAAAGTATGGTCTCCGTAACAAGAGGGAACTTTGGAAATCACACAGTGTACTGAGAAGGTTCAGGGCAGACGCAAGGCGTCTTCTTGCTGAATCTGCAGAAGCTGATCTTACCGGTCATGCAAAGACCGAAGCAGATCAGATCCTTGCAAAACTCATCAGATACTCAATTCTGAAATCTGATTCCAGCATTGATGATATTCTTGGTCTTCAGACCGAGGCTATTCTGGAGCGCAGACTTCAGACACAGGTCCACAGGCTTGGACTTGCCCGCACTGCACGTCAGGCAAGGCAGTTCATCACCCACGGTCACATCTCTATAGATGGGAAGAGGGTAACTGTGCCTGGTATGATGGTCACAAAGGAGCAGGAAATGACAATCGACTACTATGGTAAGTCACCTATTTCCAAGGAAGCTCACCCTGAAAGACCTGCACAGATCGCATCATCACTCGTTGAGGAATAAGGAGGAGTAAAATATGGCAAACGGAATCTGGGGTGTTGCAAACATCAAATGTTCATTTAACAACACGATCATCACCGTGACAGATCTCACCGGTGCAGAAACCATCGCAAAATCCTCTGGTGGAATGGTTGTAAAGGCAGCAAGGGATGAAAGCTCCCCATACACTGCTATGCAGATGGCAAGCCAGCTTGCAGATATTCTTAAAGACAAGGGTATCGAGGGTGTTCACATCAAAGTAAGGGCACCTGGAGGAAACAAGCAGAGAAGTCCGGGTCCGGGCGCACAGGCCGCGATCAGGGCATTTGCAAGAGCAGGCGTCAGGATCGGAAGGATCGAAGACGTTACACCAGTACCCCATGATGGAACTCGTCCAAAAGGCGGAAGGCGTGTATAATCACAAAGAACAGAGGTTTTCCAATGGAAATAGATATACTTGAGTTATCCGATAGGTCAGCAAAGTTCATTTTATCAGACACTACTGCAGCTTTTGCAAATGGTGTCCGTAGGGCAATGCTTGCCGATGTACCGACGCTAGCGATCGATGACGTGAATATCTATAATAATACTTCTGTTCTGTATGACGAGCAGCTGGCATTGAGGTTGGGTTTGATCCCCCTCACATCCAGTCTTGAGGACTTTGTGCCGCAGGATAAGTGTACCTGTGAAGGTAATGGCTGTCCTGCATGTACTGTCTCTCTGACTCTCAGCGCCGAAGCAGGTGAAGAGGGGCAGGTCATCGTTCATTCCGGTGACATTGTTTCATCTGACCCTAACGTACAACCAGCAGACAAGAATATCCCTATAATTGATCTCAGGACCGGCCAGAAGGTTGTGCTTGAGGCAATTGCTCACATGGGTTATGGAAACGAGCATGCAAAATGGCAGGCAGGCGTTGCTTGCGGCTATAAGAACATGCCAGTTATAACCTTTGAGGGATGTGACAGGTGCGGCATATGCGTCAACGCATGCCCAAGAAACATAATTCAGCTAGGTGAAGAGACTGCTGAGATCTCCAAAGATGATCTTCTCAAGTGCTCATTATGCAGATTATGTCAGGATTCATGTGATATAGATGCTATTACCGTTGGTGTGGATGAAAGATCTTTCATTTTCACGATGGAATCCGATGGTTCCTACACTGCTCAACAGTTAATCTTAAATGCAGTGAATACGATTAAGGGAAAAGCCTCTGAGATGCAGGGCATCTTAGATACACTGTAAATTGGAAATGCCAATTTCCTTTTTACTTTATTTAATTTCATAAGCATCCCGCGTGCGGGGGTTGCCCAGCCAGGCCAAAGGCGCTAGGTTGAGGGCCTAGTCTCGTAGGAGTTCGTGTGTTCGAATCACACCTCCCGCACCATACTACTTTCCGGTAAAGACCGGAACAATACGGTCCTGAGATCTTTCAGGATAGTAACTCGATAACTTAACAACAACCACTTTGCGGGGGTTGCCCAGCCAGGCCAAAGGCGCTAGGTTGAGGGCCTAGTCTCGTAGGAGTTCGTGTGTTCGAATCACACCTCCCGCACCATACTACTTTCCGGTAAAGACTGGAACAATACGGTCCTGAGATCTTTCAGTATGGTAACTCGATAACTTAACAACAACCACTTTGCGGGGGTTGCCCAGCCAGGCCAAAGGCGCTAGGTTGAGGGCCTAGTCTCGTAGGAGTTCGTGTGTTCGAATCACACCTCCCGCACCATTTTCATATTCTCTCGTTTACTACACATCTTTTTAATGGCTTGGAGTCTACTTTATCTATTATTAGTAATTTTGAATATTACTTTATTATCTATTTTTGGATGGATTTTTTGTTTCAATTTGACCTCCTCAACATTGGGTGGGTAATTAATATTTTTATTTTCCAATATTTGGACTTCAACATTTGTGGGAAATTAAAAATGTGGGTGTGGCAAGACAATCTCTTGAAAAATGGTATTATTGGGGGAACACACAGCAATATCAATGACGTTATCACGTTAACAAAGATAATAAAAAAGAATTCTCATGGAATTTTGGAATCAATTAAGCAAAGTATTCGTAATGGTGGTGTTGAAGGGTTAAAGAACAGATCTAACTTTCTTTTAAGGGGTCGTACGGGTGAAGACTGGGGTGTATGTGGATATGATGTTTTTCTTGATGGCTGGTAACTCAGTTTACTCGCACGATCTTAAAGGGGACAACAGTTTTAATATGTATATTTAAAAAGTAGACTGAATACTTTTATTTTTTTCATATTCTGGATACTGTAATACAAAATGGTACTTCTGTATATCATGTTCGATTTTTTTAATATTATTTTCATCTACTATAATTCTAATTATACTTGTTTATCTTAAAAGTATAGTATTTTAGTGGTTCAAGATCATCACTTTTGTGCGATGTGTGCTTTCACAATGCTTCTTGTGATATACTTGTTTTATATGTACTTCTAAATCATTTATATATGCATTAGTATATTTGTATATATTAGTATCATTAATTACTTTTCTTATTTATTCAGCTACTTATATCTATGTTATTTATATTAGTCGCTAATTTTTTAAATCTTGTATATACGTTTTTTATTTTTATATATAGGAACTTTTAAATGTAATTACTGCGATTTATGTCTGAATAGTACAGCTAATCTTTGTTAGAAGGATGTGTGAACTTAATGAATAATAAAAATATTTTAGCAATAATGAGCGGTTTGCTCGTGTGCCTGTTGCTTGCAGGCACAGCTGTTGCTGCTGATCCTGTGGTGCTTAGTGCTACCACTATGGATGCAGATGGCAATGGTCATATAGATGCATATGATATCACTTTTGATATTGGAATTACCGAATTCAACGACTCCAAATGTGTTGTTGAAGGATATACTGTTGAGGGCAATGTGACAGATGGATCTGTATCTGTAATCCTCAATTTAACAGAAATTGAAGACTATGACACCGGTGCTCTTCCTGCGTTAACAGTAGATGGCATTGATGTCGAGGAGTTCGATGGTGCTGCACCTGTCCTTTTATCCGCAACTACTGTGGATGGAGATGGTGACAACAAGGTCGATGGATATGACATGATCTTCACCGAGCCTCTTGATCTTACCTCTGTGACAACAGACAAATGGGATTTCAATTATGATGGTCGTACTTCTTATTCTCTTGACTATGCAGAGTTTGAAACTGTTGTTTATATGACTTTCACAGAAGATCCTGATGCATTCGATACCAGTTCAACCCCATACCTGGAAACAGTAGGTGAAGTTGATGACCTTCACGGCAACGACCTCGCTCTGGGAGAAATAATAGGAATTGATGGTGTATCTCCTGTTATCGCTGATGCTTACTCTGATGCTACCGAGGAAGGAGTTCTTAGAACTGGTGACTCAATCACTTTCACAATAGAGCTCGTAGATTCTATGGATGTTGAGCTTTTTGCTGAAGCTGAAGCAAATGCAAGTTCTTCTACTTACAACGGCGCTGAGCTTGTCTGGTACCAGGATGAACTTTCAGGTCTTATCACTGCAATATACACTGTAGGTGCTGACGATGCAGATCAGACAACTCCTCTCCAGCTCTTCAACATCAATGTAACTGATGCAGAAGGCAACACAGCTGCTAACGTAGATATCACAGATGTCCAGAAGATAATCGATGCTAACGCACCGGTAGTCCTCAACGCAACAACATGTGATCTTAACAACAATGGTAAGATCGATGCTTACAAGATCATTTTTAGTGAAGCCGTCAATGACTATAGCTATGTTGATTGTGCTGTTGCTGGTTACTCTGTACTTGGTGGAGATACTGGTGAAACAGCAAACGACAGCATACTTTATCTTATCTTTGAGGAGGGCGGTTCTTATGACACCAATGTTCTTCCAAACATAACAGCACTTGAGGGTGCAATCTCTGATCTTGCAGGCAACGGTATTGCTGCAGTAGGAAATGACAATATTACGGAAGAAGACGGTGCAGCTCCTGCAATTATCTCTGTTGGATCTATAGCATACAATGATGATGGTGGACCTGCAGAAGATGTCCTTGGTCTGAACGACTGGATCAACTTCACTGTAACACCTTCAACTAAAGATGATGTAGATTTCATCAACACTTCCACCTTCAATGGTGTGGAACTTGTCTGGACCGAAGAATTGGATGGAACCTGGACTGCAACATACACTGTACTTGAAGGTCACACAAGCAGCATGGATGCGCAGCTTACAGGCGTTTTCGCAACAGATGAATTCGGTAATGCTGGTCTTGAGAATGTAGATGAAGCTACTTACATCATCAACGCAGGCGGTCCAATGATTATGGAAGCATTCACTATGGATGCAAACTACAATGGCCTGATCGATGGTTACAACGTTACATTCATTGATGCTATCAATGACAGCACTCTCAACATCACCAACTGGAATGTTGAAGGTCACACAATCCTCAGCTGGGACACCGGCGAGGCAGCAGACGATTCAAACCTCTTCGTATACTTCGATGAGATCGCTGCAGACAACACAGCTGCACTTCCAAACCTTACAATCCCTAACCCAGAGGTTGCAGATCTGGATGGCGATGTGCTTAACGGAGCTTTCTGCGATGAGGAAGGTATTGTAGAGTCCGATGGTGCAGCACCAGTATTGATGTATGCTTATGTCGATTCAGATGACTCTTATGGATGCGAGGGATACGAAATCGATGTTAACTTCAGTGAAGATGTAACTGGAATTGAAGGAAACGTCTCCTTTAAAGAAGGATACGAATCTCTGTATTATGATGGGTATATTATCCATATGTCGTCATATGAAGGAACCTTATGGGCATTCGATTACGATGGACAGCTCCAGACTGGTGACTCTCCTGAGATTACCGCTATCAATAACATGATGGATGCTGAAGGAAATGCTGCAGTGCTCTATGGTGACTCCGGTGTAGTAGTCAACACTTTCAGGAAAGAGATTGTAGCAGGTTACAACTTTATCTCCTTCCCAATAGCTGATGAGGGTACTGTAACCCTTGCAGATGTTGGTCTGGATATCGATGCAGTAGAGTCTGTATGGACATACAACCCACAGGATGGCTGGGTTTTCTCAATTGATGGTAGCTTTGAGGTCGAAGGTGGAGTTGGATACATCGTTGTTGCAACTGATGATTTCATCCTTGCTCCGAATGTAAACAACTATCCTGCTGAGTTCGAAAGTCCTGCATTGACCACTGTCTATGAAGGCTGGAACCTTGTGGGTCATTACAAGGCACATGACCAGTGCACCTATGGTGCTTTTGAAACTCTTATGCCAATGAATCCAATTGATACTGCTAGCCTTAATTCAGTAATGTATGAACAGAGGACTGCTGGAGAGCTTGGTCTTAGGGAGCTTAATGCATTTTCTGATGATGACCGCGATGTTGTCACCGGTAATGCTTACTGGATCAATGTGGACTGTGAAGATGGATACTCTGTAGGATCATCTTACGGATACTGGTTCGGGCTCTAAGGTGAAAAAATGAGAACGACAAACGTTGTTCTCATTGCCATTTTTCTTTTTTTGGCCAGTGTAACCATGGCGGCTGGAGCCGGTGAATTTCCGGGGTCTCCTCATGGTGTCTATGGGCAAATAATTGATACAGATGGCAATGGGATCCAGGGTGTAAATGTTCAATTCGTGTATGGTGGCGACACGGTGGCATCTAAAATTACTGATGCAGACGGTCACTATAAAGTAGACATAGCAGGAATTGATGAAGGTGAACTCGTTTCCATGTATGTGGAAGGTGGGGACACTGGTGAATCATTTACCTTTGAAGCATTTACAACAACTGAGATCAATTATGTATTGGATGGTGTCTGGGGAGACGACCCTCATGAAGTATCCGGTTACATAACTGATGCAGATGGCAACGGAGTAGATGGTGCTGAAGTTCAGTTCAAGGACGGCGGTACTACTATTATCGCTTCTGAGTTCACTAACTCCACAGGGTATTACGAAGTATCTATATCCGGAGTTGTTGAAGGTTCCACACTCTACATGTACGTTGATGATGGCGATGGGGCTACATATACTCGAAAAACGATCATATTCACACCTGGTCATGTTGACCAACTCAATTATCAGATTGAGGCAGATGGGGATAATGGCGGTTCTTCCGGTAGCAGTAGTGGTTCCTCCGGTGGCGGAGGCGGTGGTGCTACAGGTGAAGCCTTTGAGAACATCGCTTCAAAGGAAGCTCAGCTTCAGACAGTAACATCAGGTTCAAATGTCAGATACGAGTTTAGTAATGGTGACAACCCTATAACCTTTATCCAGTTTAAGGCAACAACCAATTCCGGACAGATCAAGGCGCTTATTGAGATCCTGAAGGGCACTTCTGCACTTGTGGATGAAGATGCACCGGGTAAGGTCTACAAATACCTCAACATCTGGATGGGCAATGCTGCCTTTAATAGTGACAACATGGAAAACCCTGTTGTCGGTTTCAAAGTAAGCAAAAAATGGATGAATGACAATGGTATAACTCCTGCAGCAATAGCTATGTTCCACCATGATGGCGGATGGAAACAACTGGAAACCACTTTGACTGATGAAGATGATGAATTCTTCTACTTCGAGGCAGAGACAACCGGTTTCTCACCATTTGCGATATCTGCTGTGGAAATGGAAACTACTCAGGACACAAAACCAGTTCCATCAGGTGATGATACTCCTGCTGATGATCCATCATATGGGGAAGAAGAGCCAGAAACCACTAACGGTTTACCTGGGTTCAGCTCACTTCTTATGATCGGTGTTCTTGGTATGGTTTATGCCATATTTGGAAGAAAGGACTAAGTGCGGTAATTATTACTGCACTTCTTTTTTTATTTTTGTGGGTACTTTTATAAAATCTATCATTTTCTTTAAATTTGCCGTCAATTCTCTCGGTCCGATACTTCATATCAGGTCTTAGGTGCCAACGACCAAATAAATTAATATTTTCGGGCAATGAAAATTTCAAATAAAAATAAATGGTGATGCAAAAGCATCTCTCTGGTTGTTTAATTACTGATCTTCTTCTCATTCGTCTTCTTCAATGTGCTCAGCAACACCCATTACAACAATCTTTGTTTCTATCAGTGTATCCGAACCTTCAAGGATCACTTCATCCTTCTTGATGTCGATCTTCACTGAATCCGGGTCAAGGCCTGCTTCTTTCATGTATTCATAGATAGTATCTTTTCCAAGCTTGAGTGCGTGTTCCAGTGCTTCTTCATACTCATAGAAGTTCTCTCTTCCTTTTTCGGAATAAACATAGAACTCCCAGTCTGGTGCTGCCATGGACACCGGGCGTATCAGTATCTCAAACCTTCTGATTCCCTTTGCAGCCAATGCGCCTGCAGCATTGCCCACATTTGCGAAATCCGGTAAGATGATCTCTGCATCGATAAGATTCTTCATCTCTTCAAGATATGCTATCACAGGCCCACCTATCAGCACCACCGGTACATGTACCTTGAACTGGATCGGTGATTCTGCATCGAATATATTGCGTATCTCTTCTCTTGATATCTTTTCGAGGAAGAATGAAACAAGGTCTGCTGCCATGTTCTTGGCAAATTCTCTCTTTACATAGGCGGCGAACTCATCTCCTTCCATCTTATAAAGGGGGGCCAGGTGCTCTGCACCGATGCGTGAAGCCTCAGCATTATATTCCGTATACTCTCCAAGCACATGCAGGGCGTCCGTGGGTGTGAAGCTAATGGGTTGTATCAGCCTTTTCTGCATGAGGGTATCCAGATGTTTTGATGCCGGGTATTTGTTAATACGGGAACGTATCTCCTTGAGGGATGTTGGTTCGGCAGGAATGGCATTGAGGATTTCTGTTTCCAGTTCGGTCAGCTCGAGTGGTTCATAGTCTGTCCTTATGTAGAACTTGGTGGGCTGGAAGTTTCTTCCCAGTAAAGCTTTGGAAGGCATTGGGTTGGTCGCGATCTGCTCGAGGAATTTTGGGAACTGTGCTGCTGCCCTACATAGTGGTATGACCCTTCGCGGTCCGAAGTTTACCTTTCCTGAACCGATCCAGATATCACTGTCACCTCCGAGCGCAGAGGTTTCCATCCTTATGGCCTTGACCCTTGTCTTCCATCCACCTACAACAGCACCGGATTCACTCATTTCCGGTACGCCTTCTCTTATAACTGACACGTCAGTACTTGTTCCGCCGACATCAATAACTGCACAGGTATCCCTCTTTGAAAGGAAGGATGCGCCTACCAGACTTCCTGCAGGACCTGAGAAGATGGACTCTATCGGCTTTTCCACTGCACTCTTTATTCCGGTTACTGACCCGTCACATTTGAGCATGAATATCTTGGCTTTCATACCTCTGTTCCTTATCTCAGTTTCCACACTGGACATGAACTTCTCTGTTATGGGCAACAACTGGGCGTTAAAGAACGCCGTCACCGCTCTCTCAAATGCGCCCAGGTCCTGCGATAATTCATGTGCACATACTACTGGCATTCCGGTGGTCTTCTTGATTATCTCTTTGACCCTTAGCTCATGCTGGTGGTTTCGAATACTGAAATACGAGGAAACAGCAAAAGCTGAAACATTTTCTTTTGCCTTTTGGGCAAATTCCCTTACTGCATTTTCATCAAGTGGCTCTGCTTCACCGCCCTTGTGGTTGTGTCCACCTTTGACTTGTACAAAATATTCTGTGGGCAGGTCAGTGCTGATAAAATAGTCTCCTACAAGGATGAGTCCCACAGGGAATCCTGTACCTTCCAGGATCGTGTTGGTGGAAAGTGTGGTGGATACTGATACAACATCCACTTCTGAAAGTATGTCCTGATCAACTCCGTCGAGAGCTTCCCTTATGCCATCAAGTGGGTCCGGGTATGTCGTCAAAGCTTTGTAGGAAGCAATTATGGCATCATCTGAGCTTCTTACAACAACAGCATCTGTATAAGTGCCTCCGGCATCAATTCCAAGATTTAGTTTCATGCTGATCTCCATTCCTATGAATCGTATCCATATCAAAGTTCCTTAAGCCTGTAATCTGAATAAAGCATATTTTCGATCTTATGCGGGTTCTTTCTCATTGATATAAGTCGTGTCTTGCCATATCTCCCCATGCTTCGGACAGGTGCGGAAATAATTCCTTTCATATCAAATTCTGAGACTATTCCTGAAACGCTGGTGCGCCCCAGGGGGTTAGTGCCTATCTGATCACAAAAGTTCCTGTAGAGCATTTCAATCTGGCCGGTTGTGATCTTATCGTTCAGTTCTCTGGTCAATTTGATGATGCTAAGCAGTACAAGTTTGGAATGTATTGGAAGATTTTCCAGTGAACTTACAAGATAGTTTTCTCCCATCTCTTCATTTGCGAGTATCACATGGTTCTCAGTAACTTTTTCTGCATTCGACGTATCTGCGATGTCCCCTGCCCTTTCTAAGAATCTCAGGGCTTTTCCTGGGTCATGTTCTTCTCCGGATAGCTCTGCACACAACGGGACCACTTCTTTGTCAAGAATATCTTCCTCAAACGCAATGGAAGAGCGGCTATTCAGTATCTGCTCGATCTGAACCCTGCTATATGGGGGATATACAATGTTCCTGTGTTGAAGTGATGAAACGATATTCTGATCAATTCTCCCCGAAAAGAACATGTCATCAGTAATTCCAATGATGCCTACGAATATATCATCTTCGATGCTCATATTCTCGCCGGCGTGGCTGAGGTCGTAGAGTATGCTGTGGTTCTTCAGCGCTTCGATCTCATCAAAGACCACAATTATTGTAGTTCTCTTTTCATTCAGTGCTTTCCATAGCGCTCTATAATATTTCCCCATGGAAAG harbors:
- a CDS encoding DUF5684 domain-containing protein translates to MDIGLLFPGFGISHLFAALFFYIYFAYSLQVIATKTQTANVWMAWIPILNLLLMVRICRLSGIALIPFFIPFINIIYAAYIWGEIAYAVNKSRWLGLVILVPILNLGLPGYLAFFEY
- a CDS encoding hydantoinase/oxoprolinase N-terminal domain-containing protein, which produces MKLNLGIDAGGTYTDAVVVRSSDDAIIASYKALTTYPDPLDGIREALDGVDQDILSEVDVVSVSTTLSTNTILEGTGFPVGLILVGDYFISTDLPTEYFVQVKGGHNHKGGEAEPLDENAVREFAQKAKENVSAFAVSSYFSIRNHQHELRVKEIIKKTTGMPVVCAHELSQDLGAFERAVTAFFNAQLLPITEKFMSSVETEIRNRGMKAKIFMLKCDGSVTGIKSAVEKPIESIFSGPAGSLVGASFLSKRDTCAVIDVGGTSTDVSVIREGVPEMSESGAVVGGWKTRVKAIRMETSALGGDSDIWIGSGKVNFGPRRVIPLCRAAAQFPKFLEQIATNPMPSKALLGRNFQPTKFYIRTDYEPLELTELETEILNAIPAEPTSLKEIRSRINKYPASKHLDTLMQKRLIQPISFTPTDALHVLGEYTEYNAEASRIGAEHLAPLYKMEGDEFAAYVKREFAKNMAADLVSFFLEKISREEIRNIFDAESPIQFKVHVPVVLIGGPVIAYLEEMKNLIDAEIILPDFANVGNAAGALAAKGIRRFEILIRPVSMAAPDWEFYVYSEKGRENFYEYEEALEHALKLGKDTIYEYMKEAGLDPDSVKIDIKKDEVILEGSDTLIETKIVVMGVAEHIEEDE
- a CDS encoding DMT family transporter; translated protein: MGSAPIRGYLEITSGCIIYGMVGVFLAFIHDMGTLPIIFYKLLIGIVFMLCYLYFTGKTGILRLGGKRRHLMLLGVFKLMTISFYFTCIIYSGLSIAILLLYTAPMYVTLLSPIVLKEKLTRSGLVGLVLSMIGIFLIVDPATFIRSGIGDIHFIGILAGILSGISFSCIIMTARYVRDEYSGFSQFFWATAFCVVVLIPFAPTVSIPILRENFLMLLLFGLVNTSISGVLYFNGLSRVRTQAASILAMLEPVSGIFFDYTILHNAIFAETVVGCMFIIAGALLAVTEHISFGKYLEFGT
- a CDS encoding PGF-pre-PGF domain-containing protein, which encodes MRTTNVVLIAIFLFLASVTMAAGAGEFPGSPHGVYGQIIDTDGNGIQGVNVQFVYGGDTVASKITDADGHYKVDIAGIDEGELVSMYVEGGDTGESFTFEAFTTTEINYVLDGVWGDDPHEVSGYITDADGNGVDGAEVQFKDGGTTIIASEFTNSTGYYEVSISGVVEGSTLYMYVDDGDGATYTRKTIIFTPGHVDQLNYQIEADGDNGGSSGSSSGSSGGGGGGATGEAFENIASKEAQLQTVTSGSNVRYEFSNGDNPITFIQFKATTNSGQIKALIEILKGTSALVDEDAPGKVYKYLNIWMGNAAFNSDNMENPVVGFKVSKKWMNDNGITPAAIAMFHHDGGWKQLETTLTDEDDEFFYFEAETTGFSPFAISAVEMETTQDTKPVPSGDDTPADDPSYGEEEPETTNGLPGFSSLLMIGVLGMVYAIFGRKD
- a CDS encoding Cdc6/Cdc18 family protein, whose amino-acid sequence is MNDIFGINGIRIFRNRSVLSPQYLPEQLVGREEQVKDVVSLIRPVLHHGEPINALISGNKGTGKTTVVRFVLKQLTGTIEKEGINVVPVFINCRKISTTSKIILEILNRVSPETEIPKTGLSMGKYYRALWKALNEKRTTIIVVFDEIEALKNHSILYDLSHAGENMSIEDDIFVGIIGITDDMFFSGRIDQNIVSSLQHRNIVYPPYSRVQIEQILNSRSSIAFEEDILDKEVVPLCAELSGEEHDPGKALRFLERAGDIADTSNAEKVTENHVILANEEMGENYLVSSLENLPIHSKLVLLSIIKLTRELNDKITTGQIEMLYRNFCDQIGTNPLGRTSVSGIVSEFDMKGIISAPVRSMGRYGKTRLISMRKNPHKIENMLYSDYRLKEL
- a CDS encoding DNA-directed RNA polymerase subunit D, which codes for MEIDILELSDRSAKFILSDTTAAFANGVRRAMLADVPTLAIDDVNIYNNTSVLYDEQLALRLGLIPLTSSLEDFVPQDKCTCEGNGCPACTVSLTLSAEAGEEGQVIVHSGDIVSSDPNVQPADKNIPIIDLRTGQKVVLEAIAHMGYGNEHAKWQAGVACGYKNMPVITFEGCDRCGICVNACPRNIIQLGEETAEISKDDLLKCSLCRLCQDSCDIDAITVGVDERSFIFTMESDGSYTAQQLILNAVNTIKGKASEMQGILDTL
- a CDS encoding 30S ribosomal protein S13, with amino-acid sequence MADEEIRHLVRIMNTDLQGSQRVKYALTGIRGIGLRASRVIVDSTGVDPNAVIGYLPDEDVEKLDTAIAQFEQHLPVWMLNRQRDPTTGDNKHLLGQDIIMTLKEDLNNLKKARAYRGLRHERGLKVRGQRTKSTGRRGSTIGVRKKK
- a CDS encoding 30S ribosomal protein S11, which translates into the protein MANGIWGVANIKCSFNNTIITVTDLTGAETIAKSSGGMVVKAARDESSPYTAMQMASQLADILKDKGIEGVHIKVRAPGGNKQRSPGPGAQAAIRAFARAGVRIGRIEDVTPVPHDGTRPKGGRRV
- a CDS encoding 30S ribosomal protein S4 translates to MVYPGKSTKSYDTPKHPWQAARMASEVELVKKYGLRNKRELWKSHSVLRRFRADARRLLAESAEADLTGHAKTEADQILAKLIRYSILKSDSSIDDILGLQTEAILERRLQTQVHRLGLARTARQARQFITHGHISIDGKRVTVPGMMVTKEQEMTIDYYGKSPISKEAHPERPAQIASSLVEE